A single Pseudoalteromonas phenolica DNA region contains:
- a CDS encoding hydrolase, with translation MLNRYNTGLVIVDIQGKLATLVHESEAMIAQTLKLVQAAKILDLPIVFLEQLPEKLGPTVPELQAHLDDIPAIVKSTFDGCGSEDFLQAIDAASVDNWLVCGIEAHICVYQTAMSLKQREFGVELVQDCISSRTRENKQLALTKLNQAGIQLTSFEMCLYELIKDANDSVFKRVLPLVK, from the coding sequence ATGCTTAATAGATATAACACAGGTCTAGTGATTGTAGATATTCAGGGTAAGTTAGCAACACTTGTGCATGAAAGTGAAGCGATGATTGCTCAAACATTAAAGCTGGTACAAGCAGCAAAAATACTTGATTTACCTATTGTATTCTTAGAACAACTCCCTGAGAAACTTGGGCCTACGGTCCCTGAATTGCAAGCGCATTTGGATGATATTCCTGCCATAGTAAAAAGTACATTTGATGGCTGTGGCAGTGAAGATTTTTTACAAGCCATAGATGCTGCCAGTGTCGATAATTGGCTGGTATGTGGTATCGAAGCCCATATTTGCGTATATCAAACGGCGATGAGCTTAAAACAAAGAGAGTTTGGTGTTGAGCTAGTACAAGATTGTATTTCTTCTAGAACACGTGAAAACAAGCAGCTTGCTCTGACTAAATTAAATCAAGCAGGTATTCAACTTACAAGTTTTGAAATGTGTTTATATGAGCTGATAAAAGACGCTAACGACTCTGTATTTAAACGAGTGTTACCGCTGGTGAAATGA
- a CDS encoding S46 family peptidase, with amino-acid sequence MRIKALTAAIVLAASNFAIADEGMWQPHQLPELESVLKQKGLEIDVKSISKLTEFPMNAVISLGGCTASFVSPKGLVVTNHHCAYGSIQYNSTTDNNILENGFLAKTPSEDLPAAPGSRVYVTEEVTDVTAQVNQGTDGLSGKARYEAIDKNRKALVAECEADGSYRCNVYTFHGGLEYYLIKSLEIKDVRLAYTPAMGVGKYGGDIDNWMWPRHTGDFAFYRAYVGKDGKPAEYSKDNVPFASDSFLSVSAKGVQEGDFVMVTGYPGRTNRYRIATEVDYVFNTAYPLARKHNSKYVELIEENAPEGSQARIAYESTIAGYNNYIKNYGSMIESFKKGSMYTRKQQFEKDLAAWINANSDRKSKYGSVLTDLNKLVAESQAHNQRDRMLGYVHRSQMISTARMLYRLAVEKQKPDAERERGYQERDLPRIQARLKSMSRRYDETVDKAILLHFLELYAALPKSERLVEVDKAFNLTNGFNKAKQKALLDDMYANSKLADEKARLWMADLEFSQINASADPFVQYAKAIFTVMKQIEDQDKELAGKQQAARPALMEAIIAYNKSLGKPVYADANSTLRVTYGTVGGYSPQDGLVATPFTSLEGLLAKNTGVEPFNSPEKQNELIKQKLYGAYTGGMNTVPVNFLSNVDTTGGNSGSPTLNGKAELVGLLFDGVYESIIGDWDYDANLNRSIHVDSRYMLWVMDKVDNAQNLLKEMKIVK; translated from the coding sequence ATGCGTATTAAAGCATTAACAGCCGCGATTGTGCTTGCAGCAAGCAACTTTGCGATTGCTGACGAGGGTATGTGGCAACCACATCAATTACCTGAATTAGAGTCTGTATTAAAACAAAAAGGGTTAGAAATTGACGTTAAATCGATCTCTAAACTAACAGAATTCCCAATGAATGCGGTGATCAGCCTAGGTGGGTGTACAGCATCATTTGTATCACCAAAAGGCCTTGTGGTTACAAACCACCATTGTGCTTATGGTTCAATTCAGTACAACTCAACAACTGATAACAATATTTTAGAAAATGGCTTCTTAGCGAAAACACCATCAGAAGATTTACCAGCAGCACCGGGCTCACGCGTTTATGTAACTGAAGAAGTGACGGATGTAACAGCACAAGTAAACCAAGGTACAGATGGTCTATCGGGTAAAGCACGCTATGAAGCAATTGATAAAAACCGCAAAGCCCTCGTAGCTGAGTGTGAAGCTGACGGTAGCTACCGTTGTAACGTATATACCTTCCACGGTGGTCTTGAGTACTACTTAATTAAATCTCTTGAAATCAAAGATGTACGTTTAGCTTACACGCCTGCGATGGGGGTTGGTAAATACGGTGGCGATATCGATAACTGGATGTGGCCACGTCACACAGGTGACTTTGCTTTCTATCGTGCATACGTAGGCAAAGACGGTAAACCTGCTGAGTATTCAAAAGACAATGTACCATTTGCATCTGACTCATTCTTAAGCGTGAGTGCCAAGGGCGTACAAGAAGGTGACTTTGTAATGGTAACCGGTTACCCGGGCCGTACTAACCGTTACCGTATTGCGACTGAAGTTGATTACGTGTTCAATACAGCTTATCCGTTAGCACGAAAGCACAACTCTAAGTATGTTGAACTAATTGAAGAAAATGCACCTGAAGGGTCTCAAGCGCGCATTGCTTACGAGAGCACCATTGCAGGTTACAACAATTACATCAAGAACTATGGTTCTATGATTGAGAGCTTCAAAAAAGGCTCAATGTATACGCGTAAGCAACAGTTCGAGAAAGATTTAGCGGCTTGGATCAATGCGAATAGCGATCGTAAATCAAAATATGGTTCAGTGTTAACTGATCTGAATAAACTAGTTGCTGAATCTCAAGCGCATAATCAACGTGATCGTATGCTAGGTTATGTGCACCGTTCACAAATGATTTCTACGGCACGTATGCTTTACCGTTTAGCAGTTGAAAAGCAAAAGCCAGATGCAGAGCGTGAGCGCGGCTATCAAGAGCGTGACTTACCACGAATTCAAGCGCGCCTTAAGAGTATGAGCCGCCGTTATGATGAAACGGTAGATAAGGCCATCTTACTTCACTTCTTAGAGCTTTATGCTGCATTGCCAAAGTCAGAGCGTTTAGTTGAAGTTGATAAAGCATTCAATCTAACTAATGGCTTCAATAAAGCGAAACAAAAAGCATTGCTAGATGACATGTATGCAAACTCTAAACTGGCTGATGAAAAAGCCCGTTTATGGATGGCAGATCTTGAGTTCTCACAAATTAACGCAAGTGCAGATCCATTCGTTCAATATGCTAAAGCCATCTTTACTGTGATGAAGCAAATTGAAGATCAAGACAAGGAGCTTGCGGGTAAACAACAAGCGGCTCGTCCAGCATTAATGGAAGCAATCATTGCGTATAATAAGTCATTAGGTAAGCCAGTTTATGCTGATGCAAACAGCACATTACGTGTGACTTACGGTACTGTTGGCGGTTATTCACCGCAAGACGGTCTAGTGGCGACACCATTTACTTCTCTTGAAGGCTTATTAGCTAAAAACACCGGTGTTGAGCCGTTCAATTCGCCAGAGAAACAAAATGAATTAATTAAGCAAAAACTTTACGGTGCATACACTGGTGGCATGAACACAGTACCTGTTAACTTCTTATCAAATGTAGATACAACGGGTGGTAACTCAGGTTCACCAACACTGAACGGTAAAGCTGAACTAGTTGGCTTGTTATTCGACGGTGTGTACGAAAGTATCATCGGTGACTGGGATTATGATGCAAACCTAAATCGCTCTATCCACGTAGATTCTCGTTATATGCTGTGGGTAATGGACAAAGTAGATAATGCACAAAACCTACTGAAAGAAATGAAGATTGTTAAGTAA
- a CDS encoding HD domain-containing phosphohydrolase, protein MPSVQKWRFSIRFTLFSIFVIATTLTAGIAIFLQFHFSTQQAKQSAFEQFQMSSEYTRDYLAAIDHQASELTELLSTNNNLNQAVGLSADQLRIFAKAMEKNPLYYSIFIGQPSGHFGQLINLNSKDIKIQLNALASDRWLKIDITPNSDIPTRTVTFLDENLTPRISYSESHEFDPTSRPWFKGASHEQVYKSAPYQFKSLEAPGLTYSKNMLSSEAVLGVDIALSSLSKYLKKHSLAIESDLFVYQATGEVIATNNQQGSDHTAFEYINFSLTEKERTIIHNSPTLQISNSKDWSPIDFAISGQPRGYSVDKLNLIAQMTGLELEFVNGFSWPELVGKYKNNELDGLQAVYNTQENKGMGILSIPFLELPYATVTQSDTPAISHIDQLKGKTLAIAQGWSIIAPLKKQYPEINLIEVDTLRDVFMAVKNGQADAGIDSHLSLLQTQSQFFIEGVKVNNALSFAPFDFPSSLHLLIQPELQNLIPIINRAISSISESQEAQLQNKWLNKSGILHMQEESFTVPHKILLEAINNDSLQNKLLTAEINDAEAYIYVSPVKVNDSQKTFFAIVTSTEQLFAKSLTEVKVSIFLTAACLVCLLPLSYLFSAPIVQPIQKLMAQNKKIKRRQYDDVTIEHSNIKELDQLGASLAEMSASIKQHEKQQAALLESFVELIAQAIDDKSPYTAGHCKRVPDIGIRLAEAASSADYGVFSDFNLKTAEQKREFKMAAWLHDCGKITTPEYIVDKATKLETIYNRIHEIRMRFEVLYRDAVIEFNQNVKLHPESEAFYKTELERKLKQFQDDFAFIAKCNQGGEYLSDEAIIRLENLSVITWERHFDDKLGLSQMELEAKHGLETPLPCVEMLLSDKTEHIQPRTLKPEYAEKYGIKMDIPDLLTNKGELYNLTVSRGTLTQEDRFRINEHMISTIKMLDSLPFPDDLANVPRWASTHHETLIGTGYPRKLFKDDLSIPERILVVADIFEALTASDRPYKKAKTLSESLKIMQFMVKDQHIDPDVFELFLTSGVYLDYAKQHLAPTQIDNVDIDSLIGKEKVA, encoded by the coding sequence ATGCCTTCAGTACAAAAGTGGCGTTTTTCGATTCGATTTACGCTCTTTTCAATATTTGTCATTGCCACCACCTTAACCGCTGGCATTGCAATTTTTCTACAGTTTCATTTTTCTACTCAACAAGCAAAGCAAAGTGCCTTTGAACAATTTCAAATGTCATCTGAATATACCCGTGACTATTTGGCAGCAATTGATCATCAGGCGAGTGAGTTAACAGAATTACTTTCTACTAATAATAATTTGAATCAAGCTGTCGGGTTATCAGCCGACCAATTGAGAATATTTGCGAAAGCAATGGAAAAAAACCCGCTCTATTATTCTATTTTTATTGGCCAGCCATCGGGTCACTTTGGGCAACTCATTAATCTAAATTCGAAAGATATTAAAATTCAGTTAAACGCGTTAGCTTCAGATAGGTGGTTAAAAATTGATATTACTCCAAATTCGGATATACCGACTCGAACCGTCACTTTCTTAGATGAAAACCTAACTCCACGAATTAGCTACAGTGAGTCACATGAATTCGACCCCACTTCACGTCCTTGGTTTAAAGGTGCAAGTCATGAACAAGTTTATAAGTCAGCACCTTATCAATTTAAGTCTCTTGAAGCGCCTGGTTTAACATATTCGAAGAATATGCTGTCGTCTGAGGCTGTTTTAGGTGTTGATATTGCACTCTCAAGTCTATCTAAATATTTAAAAAAACATAGTCTCGCAATAGAAAGTGATTTATTCGTGTATCAGGCCACAGGTGAGGTGATTGCAACTAATAACCAACAAGGATCAGACCACACTGCCTTCGAATATATTAATTTTTCTCTTACCGAAAAAGAGAGAACTATCATTCACAATTCTCCTACTCTACAAATATCTAATTCGAAAGACTGGAGTCCAATCGACTTTGCCATTTCAGGTCAACCAAGGGGTTATTCTGTAGATAAATTGAACCTCATTGCTCAAATGACAGGCTTAGAATTAGAATTTGTAAATGGCTTTTCATGGCCTGAATTGGTTGGCAAATATAAAAATAATGAATTGGATGGACTACAGGCTGTTTACAACACGCAAGAAAATAAAGGCATGGGTATTCTATCAATTCCTTTTCTTGAATTACCGTACGCAACCGTCACACAGTCTGACACTCCTGCGATCAGTCACATTGACCAACTTAAAGGCAAAACATTAGCCATCGCTCAAGGTTGGTCTATTATTGCACCTTTAAAAAAACAATATCCCGAAATTAATTTAATCGAAGTCGACACTTTAAGAGATGTATTTATGGCTGTGAAGAATGGCCAAGCAGATGCAGGTATTGATAGTCACTTATCTTTGTTACAAACACAGTCTCAATTTTTTATTGAAGGAGTAAAAGTTAATAATGCTCTGTCTTTCGCCCCCTTTGACTTTCCATCATCGTTACATTTATTGATACAGCCTGAGCTGCAGAATCTGATACCCATCATCAATCGAGCCATCTCAAGTATTTCAGAATCTCAAGAAGCACAATTACAAAATAAATGGTTAAATAAGTCAGGCATTTTACATATGCAAGAAGAATCATTCACTGTGCCACATAAGATACTCTTAGAGGCTATAAATAATGATTCTCTACAAAACAAGTTGCTAACTGCTGAAATTAACGATGCTGAAGCCTACATTTATGTTAGCCCTGTTAAAGTGAATGATAGTCAAAAAACTTTTTTTGCAATTGTCACCTCTACAGAACAGCTCTTTGCTAAAAGTCTAACGGAAGTCAAAGTATCGATCTTTTTAACCGCTGCATGTTTAGTTTGCCTACTTCCTCTCTCTTATTTATTTTCAGCGCCCATTGTTCAACCCATCCAGAAATTAATGGCACAGAACAAAAAAATCAAACGTCGACAATATGATGACGTCACTATCGAACACAGTAATATTAAGGAGCTCGATCAATTGGGTGCTTCTTTAGCTGAAATGTCGGCCTCGATAAAACAACACGAAAAACAACAAGCAGCATTATTAGAGTCCTTTGTAGAGCTGATTGCACAAGCGATTGATGATAAATCTCCCTATACAGCAGGCCACTGTAAACGCGTGCCTGATATAGGCATTAGGTTAGCTGAAGCAGCATCTTCTGCAGATTATGGAGTATTTAGTGACTTCAATTTAAAAACGGCTGAGCAAAAACGTGAGTTTAAGATGGCTGCTTGGTTACACGATTGTGGCAAAATCACAACCCCTGAATATATCGTAGACAAAGCGACCAAGTTGGAAACTATTTACAATCGTATTCATGAAATACGAATGCGCTTTGAAGTTTTGTACAGAGATGCTGTGATTGAATTCAATCAAAACGTAAAACTACACCCCGAATCTGAAGCATTTTATAAAACCGAACTTGAACGTAAGCTCAAACAATTTCAAGATGATTTTGCATTCATTGCAAAATGTAATCAAGGTGGTGAATATCTCAGTGACGAAGCCATTATTCGATTGGAGAATCTATCTGTAATTACTTGGGAACGCCATTTTGATGATAAGCTTGGGTTATCACAAATGGAGCTTGAAGCAAAACATGGCCTAGAAACTCCCTTACCTTGTGTTGAAATGCTGCTCAGTGATAAAACAGAACATATTCAGCCCAGAACGCTTAAGCCTGAATACGCCGAAAAATATGGGATAAAAATGGACATTCCTGACCTGCTTACTAATAAAGGAGAGCTTTATAATCTAACCGTCTCCCGCGGCACACTTACTCAAGAAGATAGGTTTAGAATTAACGAGCACATGATAAGTACGATCAAAATGCTCGATAGTCTGCCATTTCCTGATGATTTAGCTAACGTTCCTCGCTGGGCATCAACCCACCACGAAACTTTAATAGGTACAGGCTATCCAAGGAAGTTGTTCAAAGACGACCTTTCTATTCCCGAGCGTATCCTAGTTGTAGCGGATATTTTCGAAGCGCTAACCGCTTCAGATAGGCCTTATAAAAAGGCCAAAACCTTATCTGAATCACTAAAAATTATGCAGTTTATGGTGAAAGACCAACACATAGACCCTGATGTTTTTGAATTATTTTTAACTTCGGGTGTGTATTTAGACTACGCAAAGCAACATTTAGCCCCCACACAAATTGATAACGTTGATATTGATAGCTTGATTGGGAAAGAAAAAGTAGCTTAA
- a CDS encoding alpha/beta fold hydrolase — translation MSKFVHRIKSNKVLFTFLLILCIYILLRLAAFIQHQTIKLPGQYFSYQNKQVRYLCKGNDAPFVFFETGFAADSEQSWDIITKALPNDFTSCYYDRLGHGGSDNVPVTFTTNEKSALQTALIKHIAGNEPVVLVAHSYGGIISRRTAAKNEINLAALILLDSAHEYQHEIMRGKFDPIPDSVKNLQYLNAAFGLSDIKNIFKHYDSPMQKRLDQYYGSFRYAHVLSSYRHEKGFYTPLEKFDYDFGNLKMLVISHDKQAYAKNPRFFSMTEQWQDMQKSIAALSNNSEHIIATGATHNIPADAPDLVIKKIRETVELAKNQSINSL, via the coding sequence ATGTCAAAATTTGTGCACCGAATAAAATCAAACAAGGTTCTTTTTACTTTTTTACTCATATTATGTATCTATATCTTGCTTCGCCTTGCTGCCTTTATTCAGCACCAAACCATTAAGCTGCCCGGCCAATATTTCTCTTATCAAAACAAACAAGTTCGGTATTTATGCAAAGGTAATGATGCGCCTTTTGTGTTCTTCGAAACTGGATTTGCAGCAGACTCAGAGCAAAGCTGGGACATTATCACCAAAGCCTTACCCAATGACTTTACTAGCTGTTATTACGACCGGCTTGGTCATGGTGGTAGTGATAATGTGCCTGTTACTTTTACTACAAATGAAAAGTCAGCACTGCAAACTGCACTGATAAAGCATATAGCTGGCAATGAACCTGTTGTTTTAGTCGCCCACTCTTATGGCGGCATTATTTCTAGAAGAACAGCAGCAAAAAATGAGATTAACTTGGCTGCACTTATCCTTTTAGACTCTGCCCATGAATATCAGCATGAAATTATGCGAGGAAAGTTCGACCCAATTCCCGATTCGGTTAAAAACTTACAGTATCTCAATGCTGCATTTGGATTATCTGATATAAAGAATATTTTCAAGCACTATGACTCACCGATGCAAAAACGACTTGACCAATATTATGGCAGCTTTAGGTATGCGCATGTGCTTTCAAGCTACCGACATGAAAAAGGCTTTTATACCCCTTTGGAAAAGTTCGACTATGACTTTGGCAATTTAAAAATGCTTGTAATAAGTCACGACAAGCAAGCTTATGCAAAAAACCCGCGATTTTTTAGCATGACTGAACAATGGCAAGACATGCAAAAAAGCATCGCTGCGCTTTCTAACAATTCTGAGCACATCATAGCAACAGGTGCGACTCATAATATTCCAGCAGATGCCCCCGACTTGGTCATCAAAAAGATTCGTGAAACTGTTGAGCTAGCAAAGAACCAAAGCATTAACAGCCTATGA
- a CDS encoding LysR family transcriptional regulator, whose product MNIEHLKLFIRIAACHNISLAGKELGLSPAVASSHINKLEESLGVRLIHRTTRKVSLTEDGVAFLPHAQEVLSSVDVAFASVGSGNMSPSGRLRITAPASFGRMHLIPALNGFMAQYPDLNLDLRLSDSIVDMVEGGFDVAIRNAALNDSSLIARKIAQDTRLVCASPDYLNKHGTPNQPGDLLNHQCIDLMGLDTWTFQTNEGHQSIKIKHFLRADNGEAIRDAAINGLGLTICSQWCAYKAIQAKQLVPVLTNTPLVSNTSIWAVYPSSRLLAPKVRVFIDYLKTHFGETPYWELT is encoded by the coding sequence TTGAACATTGAGCATTTAAAGTTATTCATTCGCATTGCGGCCTGTCACAACATCAGTCTAGCAGGTAAAGAGTTGGGCTTATCTCCTGCCGTTGCCAGCAGCCATATCAATAAACTAGAAGAAAGCCTAGGTGTGCGTTTAATACATCGCACCACAAGAAAAGTATCATTAACTGAAGACGGCGTCGCATTTTTGCCTCATGCTCAGGAGGTATTAAGTAGTGTTGATGTCGCATTTGCTTCTGTTGGCTCTGGTAATATGTCCCCTTCAGGTAGACTGCGTATTACTGCACCCGCTTCTTTTGGACGAATGCACCTGATCCCTGCTCTGAATGGGTTTATGGCCCAATACCCTGACTTAAATTTAGATTTACGGTTAAGCGACAGCATTGTTGATATGGTCGAGGGTGGGTTTGATGTGGCTATACGCAATGCCGCTTTGAATGATTCAAGCCTGATCGCTCGTAAGATTGCACAAGACACTCGCCTTGTCTGCGCATCTCCGGACTATTTAAATAAACATGGTACCCCTAACCAACCTGGTGACTTACTTAATCATCAATGTATCGATCTCATGGGGCTAGATACTTGGACTTTTCAAACTAACGAAGGGCACCAATCAATTAAAATCAAACATTTCTTGCGTGCAGATAATGGCGAAGCAATTCGTGATGCGGCAATCAATGGATTAGGCCTGACTATTTGTTCACAGTGGTGCGCTTACAAGGCAATTCAAGCCAAACAGCTTGTCCCCGTACTCACCAACACGCCGCTTGTTAGCAATACCTCTATTTGGGCTGTTTACCCTAGCTCTAGATTACTCGCGCCCAAGGTACGTGTTTTCATAGATTATTTAAAAACTCATTTTGGAGAAACACCATACTGGGAATTAACTTAA
- a CDS encoding L-threonylcarbamoyladenylate synthase — protein sequence MNEFETLELLTGDEGIAQAVKLLQQGECVALPTETVYGLAADATQPEAVAKIFAAKGRPSNHPLIVHIPDETHIARWADSEPADLQKLADAFWPGPLTVILNTKAGLNNPVTGGKDTIALRVPSHPLFLKVLIDLDTGLAAPSANRYKQLSPTVPEQVVEQLTGRIPAVLEGGACEHGLESTILDLTSDELRVLRAGPISAAEIEQCLGKPVTTPMDHNEAVPGNVKAHYQPNAPVTLVKTDELTQAIQSESNKNIAVLAYSELVLAELNALDLQPKLIKQIASDAAGYGKGLYYDLYCLDKLTPTKIFVETPPVSDDWQAVNNRLSRAASFEFIPE from the coding sequence ATGAATGAATTTGAAACACTCGAGCTTCTCACCGGAGACGAAGGGATCGCCCAAGCCGTTAAGTTACTACAACAAGGTGAATGTGTGGCTCTGCCAACAGAAACCGTCTATGGCCTTGCTGCGGACGCAACGCAACCTGAAGCTGTGGCAAAAATTTTTGCAGCAAAAGGTCGCCCATCCAATCATCCGTTAATCGTGCATATTCCCGATGAAACCCATATTGCTCGATGGGCTGACTCGGAGCCTGCTGACCTACAAAAGCTTGCTGATGCATTTTGGCCGGGGCCATTGACGGTTATTTTAAACACCAAAGCTGGGCTGAATAACCCTGTAACCGGTGGTAAAGATACCATTGCACTTCGCGTGCCTTCTCACCCGCTGTTTTTAAAAGTGTTAATTGATTTAGACACAGGGTTAGCGGCACCGTCGGCAAATCGTTATAAACAATTAAGTCCAACCGTACCTGAACAAGTGGTTGAGCAATTAACAGGTCGTATTCCGGCAGTTCTAGAAGGTGGCGCGTGCGAGCATGGCCTAGAATCAACTATTTTAGATTTAACATCAGATGAACTAAGAGTATTACGCGCTGGCCCAATTTCAGCCGCTGAGATTGAACAATGCTTAGGTAAACCGGTCACCACGCCGATGGATCATAACGAAGCGGTGCCGGGCAACGTAAAAGCCCACTACCAGCCAAATGCACCCGTGACTTTAGTTAAAACCGATGAGCTTACTCAGGCCATTCAAAGTGAAAGCAACAAAAACATCGCGGTACTTGCCTACTCAGAGCTGGTTTTAGCTGAGCTGAATGCACTAGATTTACAGCCAAAACTCATCAAACAAATTGCTAGTGATGCTGCAGGTTACGGTAAAGGTCTTTACTACGACTTGTACTGCTTAGACAAACTGACACCGACTAAAATCTTTGTTGAAACACCACCTGTGAGCGACGACTGGCAGGCAGTTAACAACCGTCTCTCTCGCGCGGCTTCTTTTGAGTTTATTCCTGAATAA
- a CDS encoding zinc-dependent alcohol dehydrogenase family protein, with the protein MQAMVIEQFGGTDVFQLKEVSTPQAKPGHVVLKVAATSVNTVDMMIREMGDALPLSPALPAILGMDFAGTITEVGEGVTQFKVGDEVYGCAGGLADLQGALAEYMLADANLIALKPKSISMKEAAALPLVGITAFEGLTRAGVKQGQKVLVHGGSGGVGHIALQLANYFGAEVYSTGGGDAQLSLIESLGATGINYRHDTVEAYVAKYTDGQGFDVVYDSVGGANMLNSFEAAALNGQVITTVSLLELDLSLAHFKGLSLHVVFMLIPMLHNHKRAVHGEILSSLAKIVDEGKLKPVVDEQVFSLDQVGEAHARLGSGKAMGKVVVTV; encoded by the coding sequence ATGCAAGCAATGGTTATTGAGCAATTTGGTGGTACAGACGTTTTTCAATTGAAAGAGGTTTCAACGCCTCAGGCAAAGCCTGGTCATGTTGTTTTAAAGGTCGCAGCAACCAGCGTGAATACCGTCGATATGATGATCCGAGAGATGGGGGATGCACTGCCGTTATCTCCAGCGCTTCCTGCTATATTGGGAATGGACTTTGCTGGCACAATTACCGAAGTTGGCGAGGGGGTAACTCAATTCAAAGTAGGCGATGAAGTGTATGGTTGTGCTGGTGGCTTGGCTGACTTACAGGGAGCACTGGCTGAATATATGCTCGCAGATGCAAATTTGATCGCATTAAAACCTAAATCCATTTCAATGAAAGAGGCAGCTGCTTTACCACTGGTTGGGATCACTGCGTTTGAAGGTCTTACAAGAGCTGGTGTTAAACAAGGTCAGAAAGTTTTAGTGCATGGCGGCTCAGGTGGTGTCGGACATATTGCGCTGCAGCTTGCAAACTATTTTGGCGCTGAAGTGTATTCTACCGGAGGTGGTGATGCGCAGTTATCTTTAATAGAGTCTCTGGGCGCTACGGGCATAAATTACCGACATGACACTGTTGAAGCTTATGTTGCTAAGTATACTGATGGGCAAGGTTTTGATGTTGTTTATGACTCAGTCGGTGGTGCGAACATGCTCAACTCATTTGAAGCTGCGGCTTTGAATGGTCAGGTCATAACGACTGTTTCTTTACTTGAACTCGACCTAAGCTTAGCGCATTTTAAAGGGCTTTCCTTACATGTGGTATTTATGTTGATCCCCATGTTACATAACCATAAGCGTGCAGTTCATGGTGAAATTTTGTCGTCACTGGCAAAAATTGTGGATGAGGGTAAGTTAAAGCCGGTTGTTGATGAACAAGTCTTTAGTTTAGACCAAGTCGGTGAGGCTCACGCTCGACTTGGCAGTGGTAAGGCGATGGGTAAAGTTGTCGTAACGGTCTAA
- a CDS encoding DCC1-like thiol-disulfide oxidoreductase family protein → MSKEEILLVYDKDCPACDNYCQVVRIRESIGELKIINARESSEVLEEITQLGLDIDQGMVLKMGGVIYYGADAIHALALISSRSGVFNKLNYWLFKSKRVSAVLYPVLRFFRNLLLKMLGKTKINNLNSTGNDRF, encoded by the coding sequence ATGAGTAAAGAAGAAATCTTACTGGTTTACGATAAAGACTGCCCTGCCTGTGACAACTACTGCCAGGTCGTTCGTATTCGAGAAAGTATTGGTGAGCTCAAAATTATCAATGCCAGAGAAAGTAGCGAAGTATTAGAAGAAATTACTCAACTTGGTCTAGACATTGATCAAGGTATGGTATTAAAGATGGGCGGCGTAATTTATTACGGTGCTGATGCCATTCACGCTCTCGCGCTAATCAGTTCACGCTCTGGCGTGTTTAATAAATTGAATTATTGGCTATTTAAATCTAAGCGCGTTTCAGCCGTTTTATATCCGGTGTTGCGTTTTTTCAGAAACCTACTTTTAAAAATGCTAGGTAAAACCAAAATCAATAACTTGAATAGCACGGGAAATGATCGGTTTTGA